One Spodoptera frugiperda isolate SF20-4 chromosome 30, AGI-APGP_CSIRO_Sfru_2.0, whole genome shotgun sequence genomic window carries:
- the LOC118269779 gene encoding mitochondrial import inner membrane translocase subunit Tim17-B, protein MDEYTREPCPWRILDDSGGAFIMGAIGGGIFHSIKGFRNAPVGFSRKMLGSMAALKERSPIVGGNFAVWGGMFSTIDCSLVYMRQKEDPWNSIMSGALTGGILAARNGVPAMAGSALVGGILLALIEGIGIMFSRLTAEQFKPQQPIFEDPSVLGNQGQAQSQSFQ, encoded by the exons ATGGATGAATATACAAGAGAACCTTGCCCGTGGCGTATCTTGGATGATTCTGGAGGTGCTTTTATTATGGGAGCTATCGGCGGAGGCATTTTCCATTCAATAAAGGGCTTTAGGAATGCACCTGTAGGGTTCAGTAGAAAAATG CTGGGAAGTATGGCGGCGTTGAAAGAACGCTCTCCTATCGTCGGTGGTAACTTTGCAGTGTGGGGAGGAATGTTCTCCACCATCGACTGCTCCTTAGTGTACATGCGGCAGAAGGAGGACCCCTGGAACTCTATCATGAGTGGGGCTCTCACTGGCGGGATACTTGCAGCTAGAAATG GTGTCCCAGCCATGGCTGGCAGTGCATTAGTTGGTGGCATACTTTTGGCTTTAATAGAAGGTATAGGTATAATGTTCTCCAGGCTAACAGCAGAACAGTTCAAACCACAGCAACCCATATTCGAGGATCCATCAGTGCTAGGTAACCAAGGACAAGCTCAGAGTCAATCGTTCCAATAG
- the LOC118269780 gene encoding trafficking protein particle complex subunit 1 produces MTIYNLYIFDRYGTLLYYGEWNRSKQSGMSREEEGKLMYGMLFSIKSFVAKISPLDPKEGFMHYKTSKYTLHCLETPSGLKFVMNTDNQAQGVRDLLKKIYGEIYVKYAIRNPMCGIGEPITSELFKNKLDAFIKQSPIQYARAS; encoded by the exons AtgactatttataatttatatatattcgATCGATATGGCACACTACTTTACTATGGAGAATGGAATAGATCTAAACAATCAGGAATGTCGCGAGAGGAG GAGGGAAAATTAATGTATGGTATGCTGTTCTCAATCAAATCGTTTGTTGCCAAGATATCTCCACTGGACCCGAAAGAAGGTTTTATGCATTACAAAACTTCCAAGTACACTTTACACTGTCTTGAAACCCCCTCTGGATTAAAGTTTGTCATGAATACTGATAATCAAGCTCAAGGTGTCAGAGACTTATTAAAAAAGATCTATGGAGAAATATATGTTAAGTATGCTATAAGGAATCCCATGTGTGGCATCGGTGAACCTATTACTAGTGAAttatttaagaataaattaGATGCTTTTATCAAACAATCACCTATACAATACGCCAGAGCTTcctga
- the LOC118269954 gene encoding repetitive organellar protein isoform X2: MSETDDTDVLLLIPPNFFLVQSSESEDSFLESSRTVVHKPKSCTAQVLGKLVDQVHTLESRLESLEFNSDTSSFGTVKRPKTWDTSDSIDSQSLDRKCFTFPRRRRRKTTKKSKRFDLSLSGLDSASTGRKSIPPLKLDVDFDQLNSKPKEIINDIQSMDADLSSIVSTPTKKNDKLLLHEIDEFLTKVESYETPDTKYKDHEPSLSPENVIKATGDYISQKLDSKSNEEEVKLPSGRVVSSSVLDKYIYLVKSNSGTARSDKPTTSENYKSNNEETGGTHPESTSKDAAGTCSREPRTPSMRKLNFSDKDVQPTSTPKRPQSSYLDTFRPSSNKIYDRASRVLEQYKSQSHSRNQGSGNDSYLSPKKEEFKMPQMRPYCYNNKETKLSSMQNRYMESIDTDLLSLSELWGDRGDRPERIDSVKLEEERLKREHCESMIQQLQKKILEQQEKLAVAVKVDRAKDAAIGKLREAWLKLTGSLDKAEERHRAALEKMDREVENFRMIADDAQKKTSHFEAELYKALDLAHDYQEKCKQLTTEKKEIDDRIQKIIQDRDEMVAMKEKEVEALKENCQTIMRLNKQSSDCIKNLEESLEKEKADHHETKCKIKELGNKIQSLEDTNSLITQERDLLKEKVNEERSRNNLLEKQIGDQQNHTAEVMRKCDNLETEVKTLRKHLELQKTELKCHYQKQLEDAVLSKLQEFQHQLDAAERDMEADARAKENALVDTYNKQISRIEEQHKLEVNVMEEKQREEIKLYRLQLAQAGEKIGLLESKLESFRRRRGALAGQLHAVMQAQCRAAIRLLTHGDSRGSHMSEYTKIPPLTLPDRGLVRSDARCDVRSDNRTDNNSDERTDGRSDERHDKLNFEGLTDTELQQYVKLLLTKAPNLDGSGDMLELHRELSEEPTSDRPDRSDTAERPEQPERRDKRRLSKPPWKA, translated from the exons ATGAGTGAGACAGACGATACGGATGTTCTCTTACTAATACCACCAAATTTCTTTTTAGTACAGAGTTCTGAATCAGAAGATTCTTTTCTGGAATCTTCTAGAACTGTTGTCCATAAACCTAAGTCCTGCACTGCACAAGTATTAGGTAAATTAGTGGATCAAGTTCATACATTGGAATCTAGGTTAGAAAGTTTAGAGTTCAACAGTGATACGTCTAGTTTCGGCACAGTAAAGAGACCCAAAACGTGGGACACCTCGGATAGTATCGACAGCCAAAGCTTAGATCGCAAGTGTTTTACATTTCCTCGCAGGCGTAGAAGGAAAACTACAAAAAAGTCAAAACGATTTGATTTGTCCCTCAGTGGTTTAGATTCAGCTAGTACAGGTAGGAAATCCATCCCaccgttaaaattagatgttgATTTTGATCAGTTGAACTCCAAACCCAAAGAAATTATCAATGATATTCAAAGTATGGATGCTGATTTAAGCAGTATAGTTTCAACACCTACTAAAAAGAATGACAAGTTGCTGTTACATGAAATAGATGAATTCCTTACTAAAGTTGAAAGTTATGAGACTCCTGACACTAAATATAAGGACCATGAGCCATCGCTTAGTCCTGAAAATGTGATAAAGGCTACTGGAGACTACATATCACAAAAACTAGACTCGAAGAGCAATGAAGAAGAAGTAAAATTGCCAAGTGGCAGGGTGGTGTCAAGCAGTGTACTtgataagtatatttatttagtcaaaAGTAATTCAGGAACAGCTAGATCTGACAAACCCACTACTTCAGAGAATTATAAGAGTAACAATGAGGAGACTGGTGGTACTCACCCTGAGAGCACATCCAAGGATGCAGCAGGAACATGTAGTAGAGAGCCTAGAACGCCATCTATGAGAAAACTTAATTTCTCAGACAAAGATGTGCAGCCAACATCCACTCCAAAGAGACCACAATCAAGTTACTTGGACACATTCAGACCTTCATCGAACAAAATATATGATAGGGCTTCAAGAGTCTTAGAGCAGTACAAGTCTCAGAGTCACAGCAGGAATCAAGGTTCTGGCAATGATAGCTACTTGTCACCTAAGAAGGAAGAGTTCAAGATGCCGCAAATGAGACCTTATTGCTATAACAATAAGGAAACAAAGCTGAGCTCCATGCAGAATAGGTATATGGAGTCAATAGACACTGACTTGTTGAGCTTGAGTGAGTTGTGGGGGGATAGAGGAGATAGACCAGAGAGAATAGACAGTGTTAAGCTGGAAGAGGAGAGACTTAAAAGAGAG CACTGTGAATCAATGATACAACAACTGCAGAAAAAGATCTTAGAACAACAAGAGAAGTTGGCCGTAGCTGTGAAAGTGGACCGAGCTAAAGATGCAGCCATTGGGAAGCTGAGAGAAGCCTGGTTGAAGCTCACTGGCAGCTTGGACAAAGCTGAAGAGAGACACAGAGCAGCACTTGAGAAGATGGATAGAGAAGTTGAGAATTTTAGGATGATTGCTGATGATGCACAGaag aAAACCAGTCACTTTGAAGCAGAATTGTACAAAGCTTTGGACTTGGCTCATGATTACCAAGAGAAATGTAAGCAGCTCACTACAGAGAAGAAAGAAATTGATGACAGAATACAAAAGATCATACAGGATAGAGATGAAATGGTTGCCATGAAGGAGAAGGAAGTGGAAGCATTGAAGGAAAATTGCCAAACTATTATGAGACTCAATAAACAGTCTTCtgattgtattaaaaatttagAGGAATCATTAGAAAAG gaaaaagCTGATCATCACGAGacgaaatgtaaaataaaagagTTAGGAAACAAGATTCAGTCTCTGGAAGACACGAATTCACTTATAACGCAAGAACGAGACTTGCTGAAAGAGAAAGTGAATGAGGAACGATCTCGAAACAATCTCTTGGAGAAACAGATAGGAGACCAACAGAACCACACTGCTGAAGTGATGAGGAAATGT GACAACTTAGAAACCGAAGTGAAGACTCTTCGCAAACACCTGGAGCTTCAGAAGACGGAGTTGAAGTGCCACTACCAGAAGCAGCTGGAGGACGCCGTGCTGTCCAAGCTGCAGGAGTTCCAGCACCAGCTCGACGCGGCCGAGCGGGACATGGAGGCCGACGCACGCGCCAAGGAGAACGCGCTCGTCGATACTTACAATAAGCAGATATCTAGGATTGAGGAGCA acACAAACTAGAAGTAAATGTAATGGAAGAGAAACAGAGAGAAGAAATTAAGTTATACAGGTTGCAACTAGCGCAGGCTGGTGAGAAGATAGGACTACTCGAG AGTAAGTTGGAGTCGTTCCGTCGCCGACGCGGTGCACTGGCGGGCCAGTTGCACGCCGTCATGCAGGCGCAGTGCCGCGCCGCCATACGACTGCTCACGCACGGAGACTCCAGGGGCTCGCATA TGTCCGAGTACACAAAGATCCCGCCGCTAACACTACCGGACCGGGGGCTCGTGCGATCGGACGCCCGGTGCGATGTCCGATCCGACAATCGGACGGACAACAACTCCGACGAACGGACGGACGGCCGGTCGGACGAGCGACACGACAAACTAAACTTCGAAGGCCTCACAGACACCGAGCTACAACAGTATGTTAAACTG CTGTTAACAAAAGCACCGAACTTGGACGGCAGTGGCGACATGTTGGAGTTACATCGTGAGCTCAGCGAGGAACCGACGAGCGACCGACCTGACAGATCCGACACCGCTGAGCGGCCTGAACAACCAGAGCGAAGGGACAAGCGTCGCCTCAGTAAACCACCCTGGAAAGCCTAG
- the LOC118269954 gene encoding trichohyalin isoform X3 — protein MSETDDTDVLLLIPPNFFLVQSSESEDSFLESSRTVVHKPKSCTAQVLGKLVDQVHTLESRLESLEFNSDTSSFGTVKRPKTWDTSDSIDSQSLDRKCFTFPRRRRRKTTKKSKRFDLSLSGLDSASTGRKSIPPLKLDVDFDQLNSKPKEIINDIQSMDADLSSIVSTPTKKNDKLLLHEIDEFLTKVESYETPDTKYKDHEPSLSPENVIKATGDYISQKLDSKSNEEEVKLPSGRVVSSSVLDKYIYLVKSNSGTARSDKPTTSENYKSNNEETGGTHPESTSKDAAGTCSREPRTPSMRKLNFSDKDVQPTSTPKRPQSSYLDTFRPSSNKIYDRASRVLEQYKSQSHSRNQGSGNDSYLSPKKEEFKMPQMRPYCYNNKETKLSSMQNRYMESIDTDLLSLSELWGDRGDRPERIDSVKLEEERLKREHCESMIQQLQKKILEQQEKLAVAVKVDRAKDAAIGKLREAWLKLTGSLDKAEERHRAALEKMDREVENFRMIADDAQKKTSHFEAELYKALDLAHDYQEKCKQLTTEKKEIDDRIQKIIQDRDEMVAMKEKEVEALKENCQTIMRLNKQSSDCIKNLEESLEKEKADHHETKCKIKELGNKIQSLEDTNSLITQERDLLKEKVNEERSRNNLLEKQIGDQQNHTAEVMRKCDNLETEVKTLRKHLELQKTELKCHYQKQLEDAVLSKLQEFQHQLDAAERDMEADARAKENALVDTYNKQISRIEEQHKLEVNVMEEKQREEIKLYRLQLAQAGEKIGLLESKLESFRRRRGALAGQLHAVMQAQCRAAIRLLTHGDSRGSHMSTPVSEYTKIPPLTLPDRGLVRSDARCDVRSDNRTDNNSDERTDGRSDERHDKLNFEGLTDTELQHC, from the exons ATGAGTGAGACAGACGATACGGATGTTCTCTTACTAATACCACCAAATTTCTTTTTAGTACAGAGTTCTGAATCAGAAGATTCTTTTCTGGAATCTTCTAGAACTGTTGTCCATAAACCTAAGTCCTGCACTGCACAAGTATTAGGTAAATTAGTGGATCAAGTTCATACATTGGAATCTAGGTTAGAAAGTTTAGAGTTCAACAGTGATACGTCTAGTTTCGGCACAGTAAAGAGACCCAAAACGTGGGACACCTCGGATAGTATCGACAGCCAAAGCTTAGATCGCAAGTGTTTTACATTTCCTCGCAGGCGTAGAAGGAAAACTACAAAAAAGTCAAAACGATTTGATTTGTCCCTCAGTGGTTTAGATTCAGCTAGTACAGGTAGGAAATCCATCCCaccgttaaaattagatgttgATTTTGATCAGTTGAACTCCAAACCCAAAGAAATTATCAATGATATTCAAAGTATGGATGCTGATTTAAGCAGTATAGTTTCAACACCTACTAAAAAGAATGACAAGTTGCTGTTACATGAAATAGATGAATTCCTTACTAAAGTTGAAAGTTATGAGACTCCTGACACTAAATATAAGGACCATGAGCCATCGCTTAGTCCTGAAAATGTGATAAAGGCTACTGGAGACTACATATCACAAAAACTAGACTCGAAGAGCAATGAAGAAGAAGTAAAATTGCCAAGTGGCAGGGTGGTGTCAAGCAGTGTACTtgataagtatatttatttagtcaaaAGTAATTCAGGAACAGCTAGATCTGACAAACCCACTACTTCAGAGAATTATAAGAGTAACAATGAGGAGACTGGTGGTACTCACCCTGAGAGCACATCCAAGGATGCAGCAGGAACATGTAGTAGAGAGCCTAGAACGCCATCTATGAGAAAACTTAATTTCTCAGACAAAGATGTGCAGCCAACATCCACTCCAAAGAGACCACAATCAAGTTACTTGGACACATTCAGACCTTCATCGAACAAAATATATGATAGGGCTTCAAGAGTCTTAGAGCAGTACAAGTCTCAGAGTCACAGCAGGAATCAAGGTTCTGGCAATGATAGCTACTTGTCACCTAAGAAGGAAGAGTTCAAGATGCCGCAAATGAGACCTTATTGCTATAACAATAAGGAAACAAAGCTGAGCTCCATGCAGAATAGGTATATGGAGTCAATAGACACTGACTTGTTGAGCTTGAGTGAGTTGTGGGGGGATAGAGGAGATAGACCAGAGAGAATAGACAGTGTTAAGCTGGAAGAGGAGAGACTTAAAAGAGAG CACTGTGAATCAATGATACAACAACTGCAGAAAAAGATCTTAGAACAACAAGAGAAGTTGGCCGTAGCTGTGAAAGTGGACCGAGCTAAAGATGCAGCCATTGGGAAGCTGAGAGAAGCCTGGTTGAAGCTCACTGGCAGCTTGGACAAAGCTGAAGAGAGACACAGAGCAGCACTTGAGAAGATGGATAGAGAAGTTGAGAATTTTAGGATGATTGCTGATGATGCACAGaag aAAACCAGTCACTTTGAAGCAGAATTGTACAAAGCTTTGGACTTGGCTCATGATTACCAAGAGAAATGTAAGCAGCTCACTACAGAGAAGAAAGAAATTGATGACAGAATACAAAAGATCATACAGGATAGAGATGAAATGGTTGCCATGAAGGAGAAGGAAGTGGAAGCATTGAAGGAAAATTGCCAAACTATTATGAGACTCAATAAACAGTCTTCtgattgtattaaaaatttagAGGAATCATTAGAAAAG gaaaaagCTGATCATCACGAGacgaaatgtaaaataaaagagTTAGGAAACAAGATTCAGTCTCTGGAAGACACGAATTCACTTATAACGCAAGAACGAGACTTGCTGAAAGAGAAAGTGAATGAGGAACGATCTCGAAACAATCTCTTGGAGAAACAGATAGGAGACCAACAGAACCACACTGCTGAAGTGATGAGGAAATGT GACAACTTAGAAACCGAAGTGAAGACTCTTCGCAAACACCTGGAGCTTCAGAAGACGGAGTTGAAGTGCCACTACCAGAAGCAGCTGGAGGACGCCGTGCTGTCCAAGCTGCAGGAGTTCCAGCACCAGCTCGACGCGGCCGAGCGGGACATGGAGGCCGACGCACGCGCCAAGGAGAACGCGCTCGTCGATACTTACAATAAGCAGATATCTAGGATTGAGGAGCA acACAAACTAGAAGTAAATGTAATGGAAGAGAAACAGAGAGAAGAAATTAAGTTATACAGGTTGCAACTAGCGCAGGCTGGTGAGAAGATAGGACTACTCGAG AGTAAGTTGGAGTCGTTCCGTCGCCGACGCGGTGCACTGGCGGGCCAGTTGCACGCCGTCATGCAGGCGCAGTGCCGCGCCGCCATACGACTGCTCACGCACGGAGACTCCAGGGGCTCGCATA TGTCTACTCCAGTGTCCGAGTACACAAAGATCCCGCCGCTAACACTACCGGACCGGGGGCTCGTGCGATCGGACGCCCGGTGCGATGTCCGATCCGACAATCGGACGGACAACAACTCCGACGAACGGACGGACGGCCGGTCGGACGAGCGACACGACAAACTAAACTTCGAAGGCCTCACAGACACCGAGCTACAACA CTGTTAA
- the LOC118269954 gene encoding repetitive organellar protein isoform X1: MSETDDTDVLLLIPPNFFLVQSSESEDSFLESSRTVVHKPKSCTAQVLGKLVDQVHTLESRLESLEFNSDTSSFGTVKRPKTWDTSDSIDSQSLDRKCFTFPRRRRRKTTKKSKRFDLSLSGLDSASTGRKSIPPLKLDVDFDQLNSKPKEIINDIQSMDADLSSIVSTPTKKNDKLLLHEIDEFLTKVESYETPDTKYKDHEPSLSPENVIKATGDYISQKLDSKSNEEEVKLPSGRVVSSSVLDKYIYLVKSNSGTARSDKPTTSENYKSNNEETGGTHPESTSKDAAGTCSREPRTPSMRKLNFSDKDVQPTSTPKRPQSSYLDTFRPSSNKIYDRASRVLEQYKSQSHSRNQGSGNDSYLSPKKEEFKMPQMRPYCYNNKETKLSSMQNRYMESIDTDLLSLSELWGDRGDRPERIDSVKLEEERLKREHCESMIQQLQKKILEQQEKLAVAVKVDRAKDAAIGKLREAWLKLTGSLDKAEERHRAALEKMDREVENFRMIADDAQKKTSHFEAELYKALDLAHDYQEKCKQLTTEKKEIDDRIQKIIQDRDEMVAMKEKEVEALKENCQTIMRLNKQSSDCIKNLEESLEKEKADHHETKCKIKELGNKIQSLEDTNSLITQERDLLKEKVNEERSRNNLLEKQIGDQQNHTAEVMRKCDNLETEVKTLRKHLELQKTELKCHYQKQLEDAVLSKLQEFQHQLDAAERDMEADARAKENALVDTYNKQISRIEEQHKLEVNVMEEKQREEIKLYRLQLAQAGEKIGLLESKLESFRRRRGALAGQLHAVMQAQCRAAIRLLTHGDSRGSHMSTPVSEYTKIPPLTLPDRGLVRSDARCDVRSDNRTDNNSDERTDGRSDERHDKLNFEGLTDTELQQYVKLLLTKAPNLDGSGDMLELHRELSEEPTSDRPDRSDTAERPEQPERRDKRRLSKPPWKA; this comes from the exons ATGAGTGAGACAGACGATACGGATGTTCTCTTACTAATACCACCAAATTTCTTTTTAGTACAGAGTTCTGAATCAGAAGATTCTTTTCTGGAATCTTCTAGAACTGTTGTCCATAAACCTAAGTCCTGCACTGCACAAGTATTAGGTAAATTAGTGGATCAAGTTCATACATTGGAATCTAGGTTAGAAAGTTTAGAGTTCAACAGTGATACGTCTAGTTTCGGCACAGTAAAGAGACCCAAAACGTGGGACACCTCGGATAGTATCGACAGCCAAAGCTTAGATCGCAAGTGTTTTACATTTCCTCGCAGGCGTAGAAGGAAAACTACAAAAAAGTCAAAACGATTTGATTTGTCCCTCAGTGGTTTAGATTCAGCTAGTACAGGTAGGAAATCCATCCCaccgttaaaattagatgttgATTTTGATCAGTTGAACTCCAAACCCAAAGAAATTATCAATGATATTCAAAGTATGGATGCTGATTTAAGCAGTATAGTTTCAACACCTACTAAAAAGAATGACAAGTTGCTGTTACATGAAATAGATGAATTCCTTACTAAAGTTGAAAGTTATGAGACTCCTGACACTAAATATAAGGACCATGAGCCATCGCTTAGTCCTGAAAATGTGATAAAGGCTACTGGAGACTACATATCACAAAAACTAGACTCGAAGAGCAATGAAGAAGAAGTAAAATTGCCAAGTGGCAGGGTGGTGTCAAGCAGTGTACTtgataagtatatttatttagtcaaaAGTAATTCAGGAACAGCTAGATCTGACAAACCCACTACTTCAGAGAATTATAAGAGTAACAATGAGGAGACTGGTGGTACTCACCCTGAGAGCACATCCAAGGATGCAGCAGGAACATGTAGTAGAGAGCCTAGAACGCCATCTATGAGAAAACTTAATTTCTCAGACAAAGATGTGCAGCCAACATCCACTCCAAAGAGACCACAATCAAGTTACTTGGACACATTCAGACCTTCATCGAACAAAATATATGATAGGGCTTCAAGAGTCTTAGAGCAGTACAAGTCTCAGAGTCACAGCAGGAATCAAGGTTCTGGCAATGATAGCTACTTGTCACCTAAGAAGGAAGAGTTCAAGATGCCGCAAATGAGACCTTATTGCTATAACAATAAGGAAACAAAGCTGAGCTCCATGCAGAATAGGTATATGGAGTCAATAGACACTGACTTGTTGAGCTTGAGTGAGTTGTGGGGGGATAGAGGAGATAGACCAGAGAGAATAGACAGTGTTAAGCTGGAAGAGGAGAGACTTAAAAGAGAG CACTGTGAATCAATGATACAACAACTGCAGAAAAAGATCTTAGAACAACAAGAGAAGTTGGCCGTAGCTGTGAAAGTGGACCGAGCTAAAGATGCAGCCATTGGGAAGCTGAGAGAAGCCTGGTTGAAGCTCACTGGCAGCTTGGACAAAGCTGAAGAGAGACACAGAGCAGCACTTGAGAAGATGGATAGAGAAGTTGAGAATTTTAGGATGATTGCTGATGATGCACAGaag aAAACCAGTCACTTTGAAGCAGAATTGTACAAAGCTTTGGACTTGGCTCATGATTACCAAGAGAAATGTAAGCAGCTCACTACAGAGAAGAAAGAAATTGATGACAGAATACAAAAGATCATACAGGATAGAGATGAAATGGTTGCCATGAAGGAGAAGGAAGTGGAAGCATTGAAGGAAAATTGCCAAACTATTATGAGACTCAATAAACAGTCTTCtgattgtattaaaaatttagAGGAATCATTAGAAAAG gaaaaagCTGATCATCACGAGacgaaatgtaaaataaaagagTTAGGAAACAAGATTCAGTCTCTGGAAGACACGAATTCACTTATAACGCAAGAACGAGACTTGCTGAAAGAGAAAGTGAATGAGGAACGATCTCGAAACAATCTCTTGGAGAAACAGATAGGAGACCAACAGAACCACACTGCTGAAGTGATGAGGAAATGT GACAACTTAGAAACCGAAGTGAAGACTCTTCGCAAACACCTGGAGCTTCAGAAGACGGAGTTGAAGTGCCACTACCAGAAGCAGCTGGAGGACGCCGTGCTGTCCAAGCTGCAGGAGTTCCAGCACCAGCTCGACGCGGCCGAGCGGGACATGGAGGCCGACGCACGCGCCAAGGAGAACGCGCTCGTCGATACTTACAATAAGCAGATATCTAGGATTGAGGAGCA acACAAACTAGAAGTAAATGTAATGGAAGAGAAACAGAGAGAAGAAATTAAGTTATACAGGTTGCAACTAGCGCAGGCTGGTGAGAAGATAGGACTACTCGAG AGTAAGTTGGAGTCGTTCCGTCGCCGACGCGGTGCACTGGCGGGCCAGTTGCACGCCGTCATGCAGGCGCAGTGCCGCGCCGCCATACGACTGCTCACGCACGGAGACTCCAGGGGCTCGCATA TGTCTACTCCAGTGTCCGAGTACACAAAGATCCCGCCGCTAACACTACCGGACCGGGGGCTCGTGCGATCGGACGCCCGGTGCGATGTCCGATCCGACAATCGGACGGACAACAACTCCGACGAACGGACGGACGGCCGGTCGGACGAGCGACACGACAAACTAAACTTCGAAGGCCTCACAGACACCGAGCTACAACAGTATGTTAAACTG CTGTTAACAAAAGCACCGAACTTGGACGGCAGTGGCGACATGTTGGAGTTACATCGTGAGCTCAGCGAGGAACCGACGAGCGACCGACCTGACAGATCCGACACCGCTGAGCGGCCTGAACAACCAGAGCGAAGGGACAAGCGTCGCCTCAGTAAACCACCCTGGAAAGCCTAG